The following coding sequences are from one Archocentrus centrarchus isolate MPI-CPG fArcCen1 chromosome 4, fArcCen1, whole genome shotgun sequence window:
- the LOC115778566 gene encoding transmembrane protein 205: MPTDQEPTFTVKLLQLILISTYWGMQIWVTFISSFVMNNHLNRHTYGFIQSRLVPFYLHLGSACAFFNLTIYAVYHPSDMLDDREAFQIFIFFVSVTVSAINAQWFGQMTSEIMADMHLIEQACGLGQDIGLSSNREAYAKLCETDIKYRHLSNRLWLYRLLSSLCNLCCIGCNFYSLCYMAENLVAL; the protein is encoded by the exons ATGCCCACTGACCAAGAGCCCACCTTCActgtgaagctgctgcagctgatacTGATCTCCACTTATTGGGGGATGCAGATTTGGGTGACGTTCATTTCAA GTTTTGTGATGAACAACCACCTGAACAGACACACGTATGGCTTTATTCAGAGTCGTCTGGTCCCGTTCTACCTCCACCTCGGTTCAGCCTGTGCTTTCTTTAACCTCACTATCTACGCTGTCTATCACCCCAGTGACATGTTGGATGACAGAGAAGCCTTTCAG ATTTTCATCTTCTTTGTGTCCGTGACCGTTTCGGCCATCAACGCTCAGTGGTTTGGCCAAATGACATCAGAGATCATGGCTGATATGCATCTTATTGAACAGGCATGCGGACTGGGTCAGGATATCGGCCTGTCATCTAACCGCGAAGCTTACGCCAAGCTCTGCGAGACAGATATCAAATACAGACACCTCAGCAACCGCCTGTGGCTGTACAGACTGCTGTCCTCTCTGTGCAACCTCTGCTGCATAGGCTGTAACTTCTACAGTCTCTGTTACATGGCTGAAAACCTTGTTGCATTATAA